One genomic window of Nicotiana sylvestris chromosome 10, ASM39365v2, whole genome shotgun sequence includes the following:
- the LOC138879356 gene encoding uncharacterized protein, with the protein MRSMEQSLKNIQGLSVQKSVSYADLCMSPHVHLPIGYKTPKFEKYDGHGDPIAHLKRYYNQLREAGRREELLMAYFRKSLVRIASEWYMDQDISRWDIWDDLARYFVRQFQYNIDIAPDRNSLSNLKKKSSESFREYAVKWREQAARMKPPMDETEMVSVFLQAQEVDYFQNMMSTKGKSFAKAIKIGEMVENDLKMGRILSQSAIRATSQAIQSGSRGATNRKKKEEVAMAASSLRNPISPEDEAYAMTPQPYTVMNAQPYARPQQQFNQNRAPPPRNNPTYQAPYNPRPPQNNFPYNACAREPPRRTNFTPIGEEGHDTEDWWNLKRAVENLIEQKWVVLRDEEFPNVTNNPLPAHNNGPIIGMICEDKEFDPALKAIITIADVEKKPKMAAKQAKDEKKNKSIP; encoded by the exons atgagaagcatggaACAAAGCCTCAAGAATATACAAGGTTTAAGTGTCCAGAAGAGCGTATCCTACGCTGATTTATGTATGTCCCCACATGTTCATTTGCCCATTGGTTATAAGACTCCCAAGTTCGAAAAGTATGACGGACACggggatcccatagcccacctcaagagGTATTACAATCAATTAAGAGAGGCAGGCAGAAGAGAAGAACTCCTAATGGCTTATTTCAGAAAGAGTCTAGTCCGCATTGCATCCGAGTGGTATATGGATCAAGACATATCTCGCTGGGACATATGGGATGATTTGGCTCGATATTTTGTCAGGCAATTCCAGTACAACATAGACATAGCTCCAGATAGAAATTCTCTATCTAATCTAAAAAAGAAGTCTTCAGAGAGCTTTAGAGAGTACGCCGTCAAGTGGCGTGAACAAGCTGCCAGGATGAAACCCCCgatggatgagaccgagatggtcagtgtcttcctgcaagcccaagaggttgattacttccaaaacatgatgtccactAAGGGCAAGTCATTTGCGAAAGCCATAAAGATTggggaaatggtagagaatgatTTGAAAATGGGTCGCATCCTAAGCCAGTCGGCTATAAGAGCTACTTCTCAAGCTATCCAGAGTGGGTCAAGGGGTGCGACAAAccggaaaaagaaagaagaagtggcaATGGCGGCTTCAAGTTTGAGAAACCCCATCAGCCCCGAG GATGAGGCTTATGCTATGACTCCTCAGCCTTATACGGTGATGAATGCCCAGCCATATGCTCGGCCACAACAACAGTTTaaccaaaaccgagctccacctcctagaaacaACCCtacttaccaagctccatataatccccgtcccccacaaaataattttccataTAATGCCTGTGCCCGTGAGCCACCCAGAAGAACAAatttcacacccattg GGGAAGAAGGTCACGATACTGAGGATTGGTGGAACCTAAAAAGGGCGGTTGAAAATCTGATAGAACAAAAATGGGtagtgctaagggatgaagaGTTCCCCAATGTAACCAACAACCCATTACCagctcacaacaacgggccgattattgggatgatctgtgaagacaaagagtttgaCCCGGCTTTGAAAGCTATCATTACTATTGCCGATGTTGAAAAGAAGCCCAAAATGGCAGCAAAGCAAGCTAAGGATGAGAAGAAAAACAAATCCATTCCTTAA